In Meleagris gallopavo isolate NT-WF06-2002-E0010 breed Aviagen turkey brand Nicholas breeding stock chromosome 6, Turkey_5.1, whole genome shotgun sequence, the genomic stretch GAGTTCCAAAGATCCTCTTATTTCTTAACTTGAGCAGAGCATCAGCGATGGGAAGAAGCATTGCTCTTAGCCATACTAGGTTAAAGGGACAGAAGTCACCAAGCTCCAGACCTCACCCGGAGATCTGAAACCATGTGCTTTCTTGCCAGAAATGTAGGTTTGCTGAATAgccaaaatatgaaaatatagaAGTTATGTGCAGGAATAATGCTGGGCCCTTGTACGTGTGAAAAGAGTATGGTATAGATAATGAAATTAGTCCTATGCACTAATTCCAACATAAGAGCAAACCCAGCCAGAAGAAACATTCGGATGCAGAAAATTTTGTACACTCACAAGGAGTACTGAAATACACCTTTATGTACAAGTTACATTAATAtaacagatgtattttttaCACGTTTGGTGTGCTGGCAAAGTACAATGGGACCCTCACACCCAGCACCTGGTTTTGGCAACCTTTACACATCCTAGGAAGTTAGTAAGCACAGGCAAGGATCCACTCAGCTTTCCAAGAAGAAACACATTGACAGATGAAGGACAGCAACATTTGAAAGGTCTTCCCTTTTCAActtgcatttttccattttggaaTGTTCCTTTTACATGCAAACCAATTCCACTCTTACAAACCTTGCTTTGTGTTACAGCACCTGTTCAAGACACAAGAAAATTACAACATGGCTAACCTTTCATGACAAAATGGTATCCTGTAACCTAAGGAATTCCTGACATGAAGCACTCAACCTGCCATCTAACTCCCACTTCTACTACAGAACACAAGTGAGGATGGCATCACCAAGTCAGTGTGCAGCCTACAGAAGCACACTCCAGTTCACATTTGCTCAGTTTAGAATTAAACCATTTTCTATCTCACTTAACCACACAACTGAACACTGAAAACCAAGATCTCCTTTGTGCTTATTGGCAACAATACGAGCCTGTTTCCCACAGTCCCCAGACAGGTCTGAGGATTAGCTGGGTTATACAAGTGATTACCCAAGGTTAAAATAATTGGGTGCTGAAATTATGAGCAAGGGCAACATTTATCCTTCCGTAGCTACTGGGTTTGGTAATGGGGACTGTGAGGGAAAACTTGCCTCTACTTGTGCTTTTGCTGGGCAAGTTTGTTTCAAATGGGGGATGGCAAACAACTTTGCCCATGTTGGGACCACCGTCACTAATGAAACACTCCTGCTCAGGCAAGATGCTTGCAGCTGAACTCTGTCTCTCAGCTGAACTATAAACAGCGGTGTTACAAAAACAATTCAGTTTCACATGCCTTAGGCACCTAACATACCATTTAcccattttcttctgaaatttacACAGTATGTAATGCAAGCCACTAAAGTAACTTTTTATATGCTTAACAATACATCCTTAATGGCTTTTAAGATCAGTTCAACAATTCTAATTCCTTAAAGTCAAATGTGTGCCACTGACATCTGCAATGGCATCAAAACTCCTAGGAACCCTCTGGGAACTCATCCCAGAGTTCAGTGCTGTTCATTTTACTGCTACtttttttgttgatattttaacaggaatttttttctcacacaGTGAGACACACACTTGGCAATGTCAATCCTTCCCTGCTCAGGTTACTCCATCAGTGCTCCTGAGCTTTGTGTATGCGCACAATTCACAGTACAGTTGAAACTAGTAATTTTAAAAGACCTAAAGTAAAAtcaatgctttttaaaaagcatgagGTACTGACAACTTTGAACAAATTCACAGTATCCATCTCAAAGCTATCAGACTGGCTGCAGTGTTTTTAACATCAAACACACCCCTGATATTTAGCAATGCTGTATCAGTACTTCCGTGCTCAGTCAGCTGAGCAGCTGTTTTCCTTATCAGCTATCTCTCTTCCCCATGAGCACATCCATGTCTGCATCTTTGCCACATTCTCCCCTCAGAGTTCAGTCTTCCAGAGATTTAGTTAAGGTAAGGCACCAGTGGACCAACCAGCAACACTGCTTCTTCCACTACTGTTTGACTTTTAAAGATAAAGCATGATtgtgtgtgaaaaaaaaagatgaggaaaatatACTCTGAATTTAAACCAAGAAAGTTTTGGAAATGACATAAGTTTCTGATTTCCTCTTTGCATCACATAAGGCAAACATACACACGATCAGTCCTGCAGCTCATTATCAGAACACACGTGCTCAATTAAGACTGCAGCATCTCAGCTACTTATCTTTAATCCTAATTTTAAGCCAGCGCTCTCCTGTTTGTTTAAAGATGACCTGCTATTTTTAGAGACAGGCAAACATTGGTATGTAAATACACACCATGCTATTTGACAGCTTGTAAGgcatttcacttttaaaaggaaagggaaaaagctgtATTTCCTTATGATACGACCTCTATCCAAGTAACTGAGAGAAGTGCAGAGGTAGGGCTACCCTAAAACAAGCCTGGGAATGGCTGCAGAATCTTCACAGACACAAAAgttcataaaatggcttggcaTGGAAAGGACCGTACTAcccacccagtcccaccccTCTGCCATAGGCAGGTCTGCCACCCATcagctcaagctgcccagggccccatccaatccgaccttgaatgtctccagggatggggcatccacagcttctttgtgCAACATGAGACCAAGTGAAGGCTTGCACTGCCCAGCAGGGCTGTTTCACCACAACCCATGGTACCACTCCCTAGTACAGACAGGAATCCCCCAGGGCTTTCTCAAGGGCAAGTATTTATACTAAGACCAGTTGTAATTACAAAAGGATTGAAATACTCGTCATtaagtatttgcttttctttcacacCTCCAGACCACCCATAATATCACTTGTTCACATTCATCAAATATTACGTCCCTGCTTCCCCCCCCCACTCACTGGGAAACTAAGGCAAAGAAGGTAAGTAAAGGCCCTTGGGAATGAACTTGCAGTTCCTCATGCCAGGAGCacaaaggatggaaaaaaaaaaaaaaaagagcacaagTAAAATTATATTCTTTATTCATTCCATTTTAGCTGAGAATATTCCTATTATACAAATACTGTATAAATTCCAAATCACAatatattacaaaataaaaaagtacaaACTGCAGTACTTAATAAATATATCTAACAAGTTAATCAGAAAgtagaagaaacagaattcaggttggaaacatttaaatgtttgaCCCAGCAAACCATACAAATCtcaatttaaatactttttaactCAGAATACCATTCCTGATTTCTTACTTAGAAAATAACATCCAATGAATAAAATGTTGTGATCAGATAATGATTTGTTGGTGCAATACAAGCGCCAAAACAGAAGCAGGGCTCATACAAAAGACACCATAATCCCAGAAACAGGAACACAAACACCGAGGTGCAGCCAAGGCAATTACTGCCAAAGCGGTAGGCTATTATCTAGTCACAACATTCTATTGCAAGTTAATGTTCTGTTATTACAGATAAATAACATAAATGGAGCAGAGGGTGAGCCAACCAGGCAACGAGAGGCCAGTTTACtcaaaacagtaattaaataCAGAAGAGTCAATTGCTCCCCACGCGGTGCACGTGGAGCTGCATTCCAGCCGGCTCAGAGGATCTGTTCTGCACTCGAGGCAGAGAAAGCAACTGTTCTGAAAGCAGTCTTCTCCTACTTTGCCGCACCTGAACAAAAACTATTGTTTTGCAAAGAATACCCACATTGCGTTCACCAGTTTGGGAGGGTCATTTGACATTGGCTTCATTTGGTAAAAATATAAGGTTTATGGgtaaaaaacacagcaaaaaataGCTGTTACATCATAAGCCTTATTTACAAAAATTGTTACAAATGTTTTTGGCTATGCAGCTCAAAGCCAGATACTAACATGAGATGTAAAAGACGGACGTAACAGtttaaaaatgtgcaaaaaataCATTCTCATAGAAAATAGAGAAACGGTGAGGAGGGGAGACACAAACATACACAAAGAACCTGCTGGCAAATAATCCGAGGCTAAGTTTCTACAACAGAATACTACAAACACGCTTGGATTTATCCCCCACGATCTACCGCTCGTGTCAGTCCGGGGTGCTGCTGCTTCATTAAGGATTAAGGCATCACCATCACGGCCAGCGCTCTTCCGTCCATCTGTCCCCACAGTCCTGCTCCCGGGTGGCCTCACGAGCAGGCGTTCTGCTCGATGTACATCTTGGAGAGGGACACAGCCATGGACTTGGCCAGCTCCTCGTCCCGCCGGCGCTGCACCTGAGTCTGCCTGCACCAGGCCTCGTATTCGGGGTTGGGGCAGACGCGGTCCAGCACGGCGTCGTAGTGCCCGTTGCTCAGCCAGCTCAGCCAGATGCTGGGCCGCGTCGGGTCCTCGGGCCCCAGGTAGTGAACCATGGTGGAAACGGTGGGGCTCTCGGGCCGCCCGCCCGTCGTCAGGTGGATGTTGACGTTCAGCATCTGCCCCATGGCCAGCAGCTCGGGGTAGCCGGCCCAGGCGCCGTCCTGCGCGGCGGCGATGAGGAACTCCCCGACGTCGCCCTCGATGATGGGGCCGAAATGGTCCAGGTGGTCGGCGATGTAATGCACCGTCTGCTCGCGGAGCTCGCCGTGCAGCCGCTGGTCCCCGTACACCGCCTTGCAGACGGCGCGGTACAGGCAGTTCCCGTCGGGGATGATGTGGAAGCGGAAGCGGCCCTTCTGCCGCAGGTACCGGTCCTGCTTCTCCACCTCGGCCAGGTACAGCGCCAGCTTCTCGCTGCGCTCCGTCCGCCGCGCNNNNNNNNNNNNNNNNNNNNNNNNNNNNNNNNNNNNNNNNNNNNNNNNNNNNNNNNNNNNNNNNNNNNNNNNNNNNNNNNNNNNNNNNNNNNNNNNNNNNaaaaaaaaaagaggcttctACTATGCATTAATATTCTCTGGAAAAATAATTACCCCACGGGGGACATTGTGGGTAATGGACCGAACATGATCTCCCTGCTGTATGCTGTCATCTGAAGTGTTACTGTGATTTCTGGATTGATAAATGCATATCTATAAATGAGTGTGTGGAAATCTTAGCTGGGATATAAGCTTCACTCCCCTTCCGGACCCATGGGATGTGCCCGCCGTCTCCTGGGTGTTGCAGATTTTTGGCAGAGCTGGCCATGATGTTATGGGTGGAGGGTGAGGGCAGCTCTTCCTACAGCCGGGCTAAAGGTGCATGGCAGCTACAGCACAGCAGTTTTCTGCATTTGAGAGGCTGGAGCATTTGTACAGAATGACAAATTTCATGACCCCTCAAGCTTTCAATGATCTTTCTGTGTCCTCCAGAGCAGAATGGGTCTGAAGGATGCCCCAAACAGGGAATCTGACAAATCTGAGGTAGTGCAAGGTCATCAGCATGAGTCCTGAAAGTGGGTGGTCATCTGGCACAGGAATAACACTTCTGACACAAATCAGTCTTGGTTGTAGGCATATACAGTTACACTATGTCCAAATCAATGTAGGCTGGTGAATAAGGCAGTCTGATGTTTTTATCTGACACAGGCAGACCCAATCTGGCAATTCCTGTAAAAACACCtgcacatagaatcatagaatccttagttagaagggaccttaaatgtcatctagtccaactctcctgcaatgaacagggtcATGCACAGCTAagtcaggttgcccagggcttgacccagcctcgccttgaaagtctccaggaacGGAGCTATTGcttcttcctaatatcctaACTCTGTCTGTTCGTATTGGTGCCATCCAGCTACCTAATGTGAGCCAAAAACACATCCTGTGGTGAGGTGCCTGCACCCAGGGACACTGGGAGACCAGGTAGGAAGTGACTGGAGGAGGGTACAAAACCCCAAAGGCTTTGGTACAGCTCTCGAATAAGGCCTACTTTGAACTACTGCCAGACTTCCTCTGCTGAGAGGCCCAACAGAGACATCAGGCAGTCCCTTGTGGGTGTCCTTGCTCGAGGTTTCTGATGTGCACCTTCAAGGTGTGTGAATGGAGCAAGTGGCAAACTCCCAAATCCATCTTCTCCCACTGAATAATAATAACTGTCTGCCCAAGTATGCATGCATCTTTAAGCCAATGCTCCCATGTTCTCTGGTTaagaaaaaggcagattttGCCTCAAAGTTGCGCCACAGTAACTGGGACTGCACAGCTCCTACTCAGGAGAGAGTGTGTTACTCTAGGTATTCTGCCTTGGGCTCTGCCAAAGAATTTCACTCTCTCCTCCAAGCAAACAAACCCTGTCAAGAGATAATCAGGCTTTAAGGAGCTGCCACCTTGACTTacaagcagagaaaacaaatgggCTTGTTCTCCTAAATCCTTCTCTAGATGCAACCAGCAGTGATATGGGGTCTGCTGTCTCACAGTTTGCCCATATTGGCTGGAATAGGGGATGCTCTCCACCACCCCTTCAGGAGAGTCCCACCTCCCCCTCTCCCCTACCTGTTCTGCTCCATCCtgacagcaggcagcacagcaagtACCCATCTTCCTTTCAGACCACACAGGCAGCAATGTGGAGATGATACATCTTTTCTGGATCCATCCTTCCAGCGGAAGAGAGAAAATCCCTCTGCTTGGCCAAGCTTATCCGGGCCTGGTGTTTGGCTTCCCTGCACTCTAACGTGATAACAAACATCTGGGTAAACCCCACTCCCAGATTGGGCTGTTCCTGTGGTCTCCCTGTCCCAGCTGACATCTCCTTCTCTATCACTTTGCAGTGAATTCCTAAAATCCTCTCTACACATTTTTTGGAATTAACAAGGATTAACAAACACCTGTCTTCATGCGCTGCCTGGAACTATCTCTCAGCCCAGTGTTTCCAGTATCaaatttaggggaaaaaaaatgaaatggaaacatGACATATGAGAAGATCAAGGTAAAACACAAAAATCTTGAGCACTAGGCAGAGTGGGGAATGTGTAACTGA encodes the following:
- the OTUD1 gene encoding OTU domain-containing protein 1, coding for ARRTERSEKLALYLAEVEKQDRYLRQKGRFRFHIIPDGNCLYRAVCKAVYGDQRLHGELREQTVHYIADHLDHFGPIIEGDVGEFLIAAAQDGAWAGYPELLAMGQMLNVNIHLTTGGRPESPTVSTMVHYLGPEDPTRPSIWLSWLSNGHYDAVLDRVCPNPEYEAWCRQTQVQRRRDEELAKSMAVSLSKMYIEQNACS